The DNA window TGTAATTGGCAATATAAATATAGGAGTGTCAGATATGAGAAAGAGATTAGAATATATTTTGAAACACAATCTGATTATTCAGCAGGTTTATAGGTTGATAATGAGTAATTTATTCAGATTAGTCGGTTTGTTTGTGAAAACTGATGAAAATCTGGTACTGATAAGCTCGTTTGCCGGACTTCGTTATAATGATAGCCCAAAGGTTATTTCTGAATATCTGACTAGTCATAATGAATATCAGCATCTGGATATTATATGGGCATTAGAGAAACCAGATGAGATTGAAATTCCTGGATGTAAAAAGGTGAAAATTGATTCTCTCAGCTATTTTCTTACTGCTTTGAAGGCTAAATACTGGATTACGAATGTAAATATAGAACGTGGCTTACACTTTAAAAAGAAGAGCACTAAATTTTTAAATACATGGCATGGCATTTCCTTTAATAAGTGTGGAAATGCAGTTAATGGGCGTAAAGATTTTGATTGCTCTAATGTTGATCTGTTTTTATATCAATGCCAATATGAAAAAGATATATTTATTCGTGACTTTAATGCTTTGGAAGAAAAACTTGCATTAACAGGATTACCTCGTAATGATGAACTGTATCATGTGACTGATTCAAAAGTTGCTTCTTTAAAGAATAAACTTAATATACCACATGAAAAGAAGGTTATTTTGTATGCACCCACCTGGCGCGACAGTACTGATTCTGGAAAATCATACGTGTTTAAGTCTCCGATGGACCTGAAATATTGGGAAGAAAAATTGGGCGATGAGTATGTTCTTCTTTACCGGGTACATCATTTTGTTACAAAACTTCTTGGCGTTAAGTTTAATGATTTTGTTCGTGATGTCTCTAATTATTCAACGATTAATGATTTGATGATTGTATCGGATATACTAGTGTCTGACTATTCTGCAACATTGGCTGATTT is part of the uncultured Bacteroides sp. genome and encodes:
- a CDS encoding CDP-glycerol glycerophosphotransferase family protein, with protein sequence MRKRLEYILKHNLIIQQVYRLIMSNLFRLVGLFVKTDENLVLISSFAGLRYNDSPKVISEYLTSHNEYQHLDIIWALEKPDEIEIPGCKKVKIDSLSYFLTALKAKYWITNVNIERGLHFKKKSTKFLNTWHGISFNKCGNAVNGRKDFDCSNVDLFLYQCQYEKDIFIRDFNALEEKLALTGLPRNDELYHVTDSKVASLKNKLNIPHEKKVILYAPTWRDSTDSGKSYVFKSPMDLKYWEEKLGDEYVLLYRVHHFVTKLLGVKFNDFVRDVSNYSTINDLMIVSDILVSDYSATLADFSILERPIICFGYDYKEYAANRGFYLDMNIVMPSGVLHTQEEVVNYIKNMDYRTECEKTVKVKKNFLEAGGNATEKSVNLFFNGA